A part of Rattus rattus isolate New Zealand chromosome 4, Rrattus_CSIRO_v1, whole genome shotgun sequence genomic DNA contains:
- the LOC116898008 gene encoding olfactory receptor 183-like — MEKKNETLWSEFILTGLTCQPQWKTPLFLMFLVIYLMTIVGNLGLITLIWNDPHLHIPMYLFLSNLAFVDTWLSSTVTPKMLFNLLDKGKVISIAECKTQFFSFAISVTTECFLLAAMAYDRYAAICNPLLYPVVMTNRLCIRLLALSFLGGFLHAVIHESFFSRLTFCNSNILYHIYCDAIPLLKISCTDPSLNYLMIFIFSGSIQVFTIMTILTSYTFILFTILKKKSDKGIRKAFSTCGAHFLSVSLYYGPLLFMYVHPASSEVDAQDMILSLFYTVIVPVLNPMIYSLRNKQVIDSLKKMLKITI; from the coding sequence AtggaaaagaagaatgaaaccCTATGGTCAGAGTTCATTCTCACAGGCCTTACATGCCAACCACAGTGGAAAACACCCCTGTTCCTAATGTTCTTGGTAATATACCTCATGACCATTGTGGGGAACCTTGGTCTGATCACTCTCATCTGGAATGACCCTCACCTTCATATCCCCATGTACTTATTTCTTAGTAACTTAGCCTTTGTGGATACTTGGTTATCATCCACAGTGACACCAAAGATGCTATTCAATCTTTTGGACAAGGGCAAGGTGATTTCTATTGCCGAATGCAAGacacaatttttttcctttgcaataaGTGTGACCACAGAATGTTTTCTCTTGGCAGCCATGGCTTATGATCGCTATGCAGCTATATGCAATCCTTTGCTTTATCCAGTAGTTATGACCAATAGATTATGCATTCGCTTACTGGCCTTGTCATTTTTAGGTGGCTTTCTTCATGCTGTGATTCATGAAAGCTTTTTCTCCAGATTAACCTTCTGTAATTCAAACATACTGTATCATATTTACTGTGATGCTATACCACTGTTAAAAATTTCCTGTACTGATCCTTCTTTAAATTATCTgatgattttcattttctctggttCAATACAAGTGTTTACCATTATGACTATTCTTACGTCTTAcacatttattctctttacaattttaaaaaagaagtctgaCAAGGGCATTAGGAAAGCTTTCTCTACCTGTGGAGCCCATTTCTTGTCTGTATCTTTATACTACGGGCCTCTTCTCTTCATGTATGTGCACCCCGCGTCTTCAGAAGTAGATGCTCAAGACATGATCCTCTCTTTGTTTTACACAGTTATAGTCCCTGTATTAAATCCAATGATCTACAGCCTCAGAAACAAGCAAGTCATAGattctctgaaaaaaatgttgaaaataacgATTTAG